A single genomic interval of Syntrophobotulus glycolicus DSM 8271 harbors:
- a CDS encoding ABC transporter permease subunit, whose product MLINLPFFKVMFKQQRNTVLKISGGIVLYEQLLTWVYPAISKTPAVTEIVDSFPSAVKTVFGVSANARTDTFEAYLCSQFFARIWTMLMALYGINSANALLSKLVEDGSLAFPLSAPISRSRVLTTQAAVLFVNNGLLITMTFLGLFLGTRVFGIMIDKTPYRHFFFLSLSFFSVISSYSLLFSTLAEKEKSLAYAYGLTFIFYVLDVLAGLSEQLSWMGNLSLFRLLKPQEVLEGTIKPTGIFIGLSLSACLLLYLAVRVFEKKDLPL is encoded by the coding sequence ATGTTGATCAATCTGCCCTTTTTCAAAGTCATGTTTAAACAACAACGAAATACGGTCTTAAAAATTTCCGGTGGAATTGTTCTCTATGAACAACTGCTCACCTGGGTTTACCCTGCTATCTCTAAAACTCCGGCCGTAACGGAAATTGTCGATTCTTTTCCTTCTGCTGTGAAAACTGTATTTGGAGTCTCCGCCAACGCCAGAACAGATACTTTTGAAGCATATCTTTGCAGCCAGTTTTTTGCCCGAATCTGGACAATGCTCATGGCCCTCTATGGAATTAACTCCGCTAATGCTTTGTTGTCCAAATTGGTTGAGGACGGCTCCCTGGCCTTTCCTTTATCTGCCCCCATCTCGAGAAGCCGGGTTTTGACCACTCAGGCAGCGGTCCTTTTTGTGAACAACGGTTTGTTAATTACCATGACTTTTCTTGGTTTATTCTTGGGCACCCGTGTTTTTGGGATAATGATTGACAAAACCCCTTACCGGCACTTTTTCTTCCTGTCATTGTCTTTCTTTTCCGTGATCAGCAGTTATAGCCTGTTGTTTTCCACCCTGGCCGAAAAGGAAAAATCTTTGGCTTATGCTTACGGCTTAACCTTTATTTTTTACGTGCTGGACGTTCTGGCCGGTCTTTCAGAACAATTATCCTGGATGGGAAATTTATCCCTTTTCCGTTTGCTTAAACCTCAGGAAGTTTTAGAGGGTACAATCAAGCCTACCGGAATTTTTATCGGCTTATCCTTAAGTGCTTGTCTTCTTCTTTATCTCGCTGTCCGGGTTTTTGAGAAAAAAGATTTGCCCCTGTAA
- the cbiQ gene encoding cobalt ECF transporter T component CbiQ: MSDMVNSLYNMRLLDDLARKKTFLHGLHPLIKLLTTVVYLTVVVSFGRYEIAGLLPFFFYPVLLFALGEIPVVPILKRILLVEPLIIGIGIFNPFFDDQVFLFAGFSISMGWITFFSIMLKSALTVTAALLLVATTGMDGLAAAMRMLKIPRVFVLQLVLTYRYINVLLEEAARTMRAYSLRAPGQKGIQLSAWGTLAGQLLFRTFDRAERVYQAMCLRAFNGEYNMGYSRKVKVRDLVYFLGWLSLFALARIYNIPLILGSLMTGVMK; this comes from the coding sequence ATGTCCGATATGGTTAATTCCTTATATAATATGAGGCTCTTGGATGATCTGGCCCGGAAGAAAACCTTTCTTCACGGGCTTCATCCTTTAATCAAGCTACTGACTACAGTTGTCTATTTAACTGTGGTTGTATCCTTTGGCAGATATGAAATTGCCGGTTTACTGCCGTTTTTTTTCTATCCTGTCCTGCTTTTTGCCTTAGGAGAGATTCCTGTTGTTCCCATTTTAAAAAGAATCCTGCTGGTGGAGCCTCTGATCATAGGGATAGGTATTTTCAATCCCTTTTTTGACGACCAGGTATTTTTATTTGCCGGATTCAGCATTTCTATGGGCTGGATAACCTTTTTTTCGATTATGCTTAAAAGCGCTTTAACCGTTACAGCCGCTCTCCTGCTGGTGGCGACCACCGGAATGGATGGCTTGGCGGCGGCAATGAGGATGCTTAAAATTCCCCGAGTCTTCGTCCTGCAGCTGGTGTTAACCTATAGATATATTAATGTCTTGCTGGAAGAAGCGGCAAGGACGATGAGAGCGTATTCCCTGAGGGCTCCCGGGCAGAAGGGAATTCAGCTGAGCGCGTGGGGAACACTGGCGGGACAGTTGCTGTTCAGGACCTTTGACCGGGCGGAGCGGGTGTATCAGGCGATGTGTCTGCGGGCGTTCAATGGCGAGTATAATATGGGATATTCCAGAAAGGTCAAAGTCCGGGATCTTGTTTATTTTCTGGGATGGCTGTCTTTGTTCGCTTTGGCCAGAATCTATAATATACCCTTGATATTGGGATCATTGATGACAGGAGTGATGAAATAA
- a CDS encoding ABC transporter permease produces MSILLNNLRRIMKNKILLFVVILLPTVLLTFSYSSIVPKDKMLSIGICDQDQTEYTKLLKNQLAQVTEMKSVNKEQINNELFSSKIIYALVLNKGYTEKMLAGEEVSVKSYFLKENDQAQLVQQYAENYLQAAREIAKIANGDQNDFYNKMDLINNAYLQMDNRPLMDRQKEKAYIVLGSFLQSILMAGVLIASIIQFDRENKTFYRTLMTPVTLRSYTVQNVLSYLIISVIQVSVVFLVLKWLGVYMGISPAAMYLLFLTASLISVALGTAVNSLARSTLQALFAGIFIAFFMGLLGGCLWEHETATTVLNNSGKFTPTYWIMDGVSKLLDNQGLAAISSNMAVVLLFTIVFLFLGSWKKENIA; encoded by the coding sequence ATGAGTATATTGTTGAATAATTTAAGAAGGATAATGAAAAATAAGATTCTTCTCTTTGTTGTTATTCTATTACCGACAGTGCTTTTGACCTTTTCTTATTCATCAATTGTCCCAAAGGATAAAATGCTGAGCATTGGTATTTGTGATCAGGATCAGACAGAATACACCAAACTGCTGAAAAATCAGCTTGCTCAAGTGACGGAGATGAAAAGCGTAAATAAGGAACAGATTAACAATGAACTTTTTAGTTCTAAGATCATCTATGCCCTTGTTCTGAACAAAGGCTATACGGAAAAAATGCTTGCGGGAGAAGAGGTGAGCGTAAAAAGTTATTTTCTTAAAGAGAATGATCAGGCTCAGCTCGTCCAACAATATGCGGAGAACTATCTCCAAGCTGCCAGAGAAATAGCCAAAATAGCCAATGGTGATCAAAATGATTTCTATAATAAAATGGATTTAATCAATAACGCTTATTTGCAAATGGATAATCGGCCACTAATGGACAGGCAAAAAGAGAAAGCCTATATTGTGCTTGGAAGCTTTCTGCAAAGCATCCTAATGGCCGGTGTATTAATTGCTTCAATAATACAATTTGATCGCGAAAACAAAACTTTTTACCGGACATTAATGACTCCTGTCACCTTAAGAAGTTATACGGTTCAAAATGTCCTAAGCTATTTAATCATTTCTGTAATCCAAGTGAGCGTTGTGTTTTTGGTTCTTAAATGGCTGGGTGTTTATATGGGGATATCCCCGGCGGCAATGTACCTTCTTTTCCTCACTGCTTCCCTCATATCGGTGGCGCTGGGCACAGCGGTCAACTCCCTGGCTAGAAGCACCTTGCAGGCTTTGTTTGCGGGAATATTCATTGCTTTCTTTATGGGTCTTCTTGGCGGGTGCTTGTGGGAGCATGAAACAGCAACAACAGTCTTAAATAATAGCGGCAAATTTACCCCGACCTACTGGATTATGGATGGAGTCAGCAAGCTCCTGGATAATCAGGGATTGGCCGCGATCAGCAGTAATATGGCCGTAGTTCTGTTGTTTACTATAGTCTTTCTATTCTTAGGGAGCTGGAAAAAAGAAAATATTGCTTGA
- a CDS encoding glycosyltransferase family 2 protein, with amino-acid sequence MKFSVIIPAYNEENYIGRCLDSILAAAVPYKDQVEIIVVLNRCTDRTEEIARAYHCVIVKEDRKNMSMIRNAGAKAARGEILVTIDADSQMTANMLTEIEAKLLTGKYIGGGVKWKCERLSLGLWFNGLLLIPIVIKYGGVSAGIFWCYKKDFEAINGFNEEQRMLEDVDFGLRLKKWGRLSGKKYGTISKARVIVSMRKADAQGDWDILRKPKLLFSVLRGNLENHADESFYDYVDHKRSFKR; translated from the coding sequence ATGAAATTTTCCGTGATTATTCCGGCTTATAACGAAGAAAACTATATTGGAAGATGCTTAGATTCTATTCTTGCCGCAGCAGTTCCCTATAAGGATCAAGTGGAGATCATCGTAGTATTAAACCGCTGTACGGACCGCACTGAAGAAATCGCCAGAGCGTATCATTGTGTCATTGTCAAAGAGGACCGAAAAAACATGTCAATGATCCGCAATGCCGGGGCGAAAGCGGCCCGGGGGGAAATTCTCGTAACAATCGACGCCGATAGTCAAATGACAGCGAATATGCTGACGGAAATTGAAGCAAAACTGCTTACAGGAAAGTATATCGGCGGCGGGGTAAAGTGGAAATGTGAAAGACTGTCCTTGGGCCTCTGGTTTAACGGCCTCTTATTGATTCCTATAGTGATAAAATATGGGGGTGTAAGCGCAGGAATTTTTTGGTGCTATAAAAAAGATTTTGAGGCCATTAATGGTTTTAATGAAGAACAGAGAATGCTGGAAGATGTAGATTTTGGCCTGCGTCTGAAAAAATGGGGCCGATTATCCGGAAAAAAATATGGAACAATTTCTAAAGCCCGGGTTATCGTATCAATGAGGAAGGCGGATGCCCAGGGGGATTGGGACATCTTGAGAAAGCCCAAACTGTTGTTCAGCGTTCTCCGGGGTAACTTGGAAAACCATGCGGATGAAAGCTTCTATGATTATGTTGATCATAAAAGATCCTTCAAAAGATAG
- a CDS encoding ABC transporter ATP-binding protein, whose translation MIEINQLSKMYPGGKGIKDLSFEVKQGEIFGFLGPNGAGKTTTIRILMGFLRPDSGAAKIRGRDTWQERTGLKRIIGYLPGELHFFDRLSAQEILLLFIQMHGNHSKLKENYKKLIKRFDLDIRQPVWKMSKGMKQKLGLISAFMLNAEILLLDEPTSGLDPLMQKVFIDLVLEEKEKGTTVLMSSHQFSEIEKTCGRVGMIREGELLTVEDIAQLKQIKRQTFDIRTKNEEAAQYLRQSGLHILHEEGLSFRIETSGNLNVLWRVLAETQIEEFHQQPLELEETFMQYYH comes from the coding sequence ATGATAGAAATCAACCAACTTTCAAAAATGTATCCCGGCGGGAAAGGGATCAAAGATCTCAGTTTTGAGGTCAAGCAAGGCGAGATCTTCGGCTTCCTGGGTCCAAACGGGGCGGGAAAAACAACGACTATCCGGATCTTAATGGGTTTTCTGCGTCCGGACAGCGGAGCAGCCAAAATAAGAGGGAGAGATACCTGGCAAGAAAGAACCGGCCTCAAGCGGATTATCGGTTATCTTCCGGGAGAACTCCATTTCTTTGACCGGCTTTCCGCCCAAGAAATATTGTTGCTTTTCATCCAAATGCACGGTAACCATTCCAAGCTGAAAGAGAATTACAAAAAATTAATCAAGCGTTTTGATTTGGATATCCGCCAGCCGGTCTGGAAAATGTCCAAAGGAATGAAGCAAAAGTTAGGCCTGATTTCTGCCTTCATGCTCAATGCCGAAATTCTTCTCCTGGATGAGCCCACCTCCGGGTTAGACCCGTTAATGCAAAAAGTCTTCATTGATTTGGTCCTTGAAGAGAAGGAAAAAGGGACAACAGTTCTGATGTCTTCCCATCAGTTTTCGGAAATTGAAAAAACCTGCGGTCGTGTGGGCATGATCCGGGAAGGAGAATTGCTGACTGTTGAAGATATCGCTCAATTGAAACAGATCAAACGCCAAACGTTTGACATCCGGACTAAAAATGAAGAAGCCGCTCAGTATTTACGTCAAAGCGGTCTGCACATTCTTCATGAAGAGGGCCTTTCGTTCAGGATTGAGACAAGCGGCAACCTGAATGTCCTGTGGAGAGTTCTTGCCGAAACCCAGATCGAGGAATTTCATCAACAACCCCTTGAACTGGAAGAAACGTTTATGCAATATTATCACTGA
- a CDS encoding ABC transporter permease, translating to MNLLQITFYTLLGNIRNWKLFLLLILLPLVFFMMCVNLMANINENSKTEKVRIAYFTADQDLIGRQFDQYLQAGDIRDNFDLQRVNSIEEGQKLVEDEKVQNFIYLEKDLSPGRGQELKPSIRILGKENNALTKLLVANFVHEVNSFFTLNPNEAEFSPTEKSAAIEQTMLSPTGRVIKDADKFPLFGLMEMLCYGALLGTFSVANQRRRNTLIRFNVAPINKIALAGGQFLGNAITLSPSSAIFIGYFIYVYGPFMHGQLFSIVTAFALYTAIITALGMSAGYLTTRIGLSAIIVVCVNILFTAAAFVGGLGIAHGLLKAILFLSPQYHTYMIITETVLNGYSSGIQLSLLSLALLAVVLLGLTLYLGRRKPI from the coding sequence TTGAATCTGTTACAGATTACCTTTTACACTTTGCTTGGGAATATCAGAAACTGGAAACTGTTTTTGTTGCTTATTTTATTGCCCCTGGTGTTTTTTATGATGTGTGTAAATTTAATGGCCAATATTAATGAAAACAGCAAAACAGAGAAGGTTAGGATAGCTTACTTTACGGCAGACCAAGATTTGATTGGCAGACAGTTTGATCAGTATCTCCAGGCCGGAGATATCCGGGATAATTTTGACCTGCAAAGAGTTAATTCCATTGAAGAAGGGCAAAAGCTTGTGGAAGATGAAAAAGTTCAGAATTTCATTTATCTGGAAAAGGACCTTTCCCCGGGCAGGGGGCAGGAACTCAAACCAAGCATCCGGATATTGGGTAAGGAAAACAATGCGCTGACCAAACTTTTGGTGGCAAATTTTGTCCATGAAGTCAATTCTTTTTTTACTTTAAATCCAAATGAAGCGGAATTCAGTCCGACAGAAAAGTCCGCCGCCATTGAACAAACAATGCTTTCGCCAACAGGGAGAGTGATTAAAGACGCGGACAAATTTCCTCTCTTCGGATTAATGGAGATGCTTTGTTACGGTGCTTTATTAGGGACTTTTTCTGTAGCGAATCAGAGGCGGAGGAATACCCTTATCAGATTTAATGTAGCTCCGATCAATAAGATTGCCTTGGCCGGCGGCCAATTTTTAGGCAATGCTATTACCCTCTCCCCGAGCAGCGCTATTTTTATCGGCTATTTTATCTATGTTTATGGCCCATTCATGCACGGGCAATTATTTTCCATCGTAACAGCTTTTGCTCTTTACACAGCGATTATAACTGCCTTAGGAATGAGTGCCGGCTATCTGACCACAAGAATAGGACTCAGTGCCATCATTGTGGTGTGTGTAAACATTTTATTCACAGCGGCAGCCTTTGTGGGAGGATTAGGAATCGCCCACGGGCTGTTGAAAGCCATCCTTTTTCTTAGTCCCCAATACCACACCTATATGATTATCACGGAAACAGTATTGAATGGTTATTCTTCAGGAATACAGCTTTCCCTCCTTTCTTTGGCCTTGTTGGCGGTTGTATTGTTAGGATTAACACTCTATTTGGGAAGGAGAAAACCGATATGA
- a CDS encoding prenyltransferase/squalene oxidase repeat-containing protein: MVERLSEKINESVKLARDYVLEGGEQILNGRLDEAHKISISTGATALATLAQFLLGNQYQDSHQAGLKWLQQNRRGKGWSKVPNGDPDLEITRLVQKVLLGSQSRKLVKFLLPSQSRELANLVLSLGQKVVSGMEGPLPDETSLPNILTEKVLNKLPPYGRPVVIAASLLAVKNLDQSGVSEAIVYLCDCRMKDGSWCEDIVATSLATIALIRAGVSGEQVDQAGQWLKSKQYSNGAWPAFDQLLTWSTGLAIQSFIQFPQSSDERDWLNRAAKWLAARQNTDGSFGSTPPFAQPDLDDTAIALMGLQHFNSKAAHHCAELLRRLQNKDGSWSTFPSFKGVPPALECTFPVYIPSTDVTIHVLDGLWGMPGRNSNIEVAQGLHWLLEQQLPSGEIPGIWYEGPIYATAQALELLNKWSNSWRRWRSAGQIFDVQRKAYQYLLSLQNSDGSWGSSVTETSLALSALSYAGSQLPPDIYPKGLSSIISSQLTNGSFQPSYQGIYAKGWDYEEPLTTALTAIRALERYRLLLYRHS; encoded by the coding sequence ATGGTGGAGCGTCTTTCCGAAAAAATCAACGAATCCGTCAAACTTGCCCGGGATTATGTTCTCGAAGGAGGAGAACAAATACTTAACGGGCGTTTGGATGAGGCCCATAAAATATCAATCAGCACAGGAGCAACCGCCCTGGCAACTTTGGCGCAGTTCTTACTCGGCAATCAATATCAAGACAGTCATCAAGCTGGGCTGAAATGGCTTCAGCAAAATCGCCGGGGTAAGGGTTGGAGCAAAGTGCCGAACGGTGATCCGGACCTGGAAATCACACGTCTGGTCCAAAAAGTGCTCTTGGGCAGCCAGAGTAGAAAATTGGTCAAATTTCTCCTCCCCAGTCAGTCCCGGGAATTGGCAAATTTAGTTTTATCCCTCGGACAGAAAGTGGTCTCAGGCATGGAAGGGCCTCTGCCGGATGAAACCAGCCTGCCGAATATTCTTACCGAAAAAGTTTTAAACAAGCTCCCTCCCTATGGCCGTCCTGTGGTGATCGCAGCATCTCTGTTGGCGGTCAAAAATCTCGATCAATCCGGTGTAAGCGAGGCCATAGTCTATCTTTGTGATTGCCGGATGAAGGATGGCTCCTGGTGCGAAGATATTGTAGCGACAAGTTTGGCTACCATCGCTCTGATCCGGGCCGGTGTATCCGGTGAGCAAGTGGACCAGGCGGGACAATGGCTAAAATCAAAGCAATACAGCAACGGCGCCTGGCCTGCTTTTGACCAATTGTTGACTTGGTCGACCGGTCTGGCCATTCAAAGCTTTATCCAGTTTCCGCAAAGCTCTGACGAACGTGACTGGCTCAACCGGGCGGCAAAGTGGCTGGCTGCCCGGCAAAACACTGATGGAAGTTTCGGTTCAACTCCGCCATTTGCCCAGCCGGACTTAGATGATACTGCCATCGCTTTGATGGGTTTACAACATTTTAACAGCAAAGCGGCTCATCACTGTGCAGAATTGCTGCGGCGGCTGCAAAACAAAGACGGAAGCTGGAGTACGTTTCCGAGCTTTAAGGGAGTCCCCCCCGCTTTAGAATGCACATTTCCTGTCTATATTCCCAGTACCGATGTTACCATTCATGTCTTAGACGGTTTATGGGGAATGCCCGGAAGGAACAGCAATATTGAAGTTGCTCAAGGGTTGCATTGGTTATTGGAACAACAGCTTCCTTCCGGAGAAATTCCGGGTATTTGGTATGAAGGGCCCATCTATGCTACCGCTCAAGCTCTGGAGCTCCTCAATAAGTGGTCAAACAGCTGGAGACGCTGGCGATCAGCCGGCCAAATCTTTGATGTTCAGAGAAAAGCATATCAATATCTGTTATCCCTGCAAAATTCCGATGGGAGCTGGGGCTCTTCGGTGACTGAGACATCTTTAGCTTTATCTGCTCTGTCTTACGCCGGTTCCCAGCTTCCCCCGGACATTTATCCCAAAGGACTGTCCAGTATCATTTCCAGTCAGTTGACAAACGGTTCATTTCAACCATCTTATCAAGGAATCTATGCCAAGGGATGGGACTATGAAGAACCTCTCACTACTGCTTTGACAGCAATCAGAGCCTTGGAAAGATACAGATTGCTTCTCTACCGGCACAGCTAA
- a CDS encoding energy-coupling factor ABC transporter permease: MHMADALISPAVGGAMWAASAGLAAYSIKKVQADIDEKKAPLMGVMGAFVFAAQMINFTIPGTGSSGHIGGGLLLAIILGPYAGFLTMAAILTIQALFFADGGLLALGCNIFNMGFFTCFVVYPLIYKKIIQKGYSQKRILFACMTAVILGLQMGALGVVLETLFSGITELPFSTFLLLMQPIHLAIGIVEGLVVAAVVSYVWRERPEIIERALSGRSLGGIPVKKVMTALVIMAVITGGVLSWFASANPDGLEWSMFKTAGVEELEAKDGIHQTLAGVQENTAFLPDYGFKATEDESAAQGTGEDAEESWPAVSAGTSVSGLVGGGLTLALAALAGLVVSKVKKRQEKAA; this comes from the coding sequence ATGCATATGGCAGATGCCCTGATTTCACCGGCTGTGGGAGGAGCAATGTGGGCAGCGAGCGCCGGGTTGGCCGCTTATTCAATTAAAAAGGTTCAGGCTGATATAGATGAAAAGAAAGCTCCTTTAATGGGTGTGATGGGAGCCTTTGTTTTTGCCGCTCAAATGATTAATTTCACGATTCCGGGAACCGGATCGAGCGGACATATTGGCGGAGGTCTCTTGCTGGCCATCATCCTTGGACCTTACGCCGGATTCTTGACAATGGCCGCCATTTTGACTATTCAGGCCTTGTTTTTCGCAGATGGAGGGCTGCTGGCCCTCGGATGCAATATCTTTAATATGGGCTTTTTTACCTGCTTTGTTGTCTATCCTTTGATCTATAAAAAGATCATTCAAAAAGGATATTCCCAAAAACGCATTCTTTTTGCCTGCATGACGGCAGTGATCCTCGGTTTGCAGATGGGAGCCCTTGGTGTGGTTTTGGAGACTTTATTTTCCGGGATTACAGAGCTTCCCTTCAGTACCTTTCTCCTGCTGATGCAGCCGATTCATCTTGCGATTGGCATTGTGGAAGGGCTTGTTGTGGCAGCGGTCGTATCCTATGTCTGGAGAGAACGTCCTGAAATTATTGAAAGGGCTTTATCCGGAAGATCTCTTGGCGGTATCCCTGTCAAAAAAGTGATGACAGCGCTTGTCATTATGGCGGTAATTACAGGGGGAGTGTTATCCTGGTTTGCTTCGGCAAATCCTGATGGTCTGGAATGGTCGATGTTTAAGACAGCCGGGGTGGAAGAGCTTGAGGCAAAAGATGGTATTCATCAGACCCTTGCCGGGGTCCAGGAAAATACGGCATTTTTACCGGATTACGGTTTCAAAGCAACTGAAGATGAGTCGGCAGCCCAAGGGACGGGAGAAGATGCAGAAGAATCCTGGCCTGCGGTCAGCGCAGGAACCAGTGTATCAGGTCTGGTTGGCGGGGGCCTGACCCTTGCTTTGGCCGCTCTGGCCGGACTGGTCGTCAGTAAGGTAAAAAAGAGGCAGGAAAAAGCGGCATAA
- a CDS encoding sensor histidine kinase, with protein MKHLMKILFLIYIIFLFISSDNVSYTEVLLIVLFSGVNVFKERFSDTLHWIIISFILVCIGIWFDRSFMVLLCISIFDLVYRKVWILVLPVFILGLLLAIEFNTPLVSLLMAVSAALAFVLKEAEQSQSEYLSRLDEERRLRYDLEKAKNKLLQVSKEVAHLTEVRERNRIARDIHDHVGHSIAGILFQLQAADRILAKDRKKAEEIIKKSIESLAEALSLLRNTVYNIKPDKTLGIAYLKSIIDNFGFCPAQFKVLGDAGSLAPPHMEILSSIFKEALTNAAKYSRATQMEIFLEINEKFSRLYIKDNGIGCKKIKEGLGISGMKERVADMGGTISISSDEGFLIVCFLPVGNHEGNGV; from the coding sequence ATGAAACATTTAATGAAGATTCTTTTCTTAATCTATATCATTTTTTTGTTTATCAGCTCCGATAATGTGTCCTACACTGAAGTTCTGTTAATCGTCCTTTTTTCAGGTGTAAATGTTTTCAAAGAAAGATTTTCTGACACCCTGCATTGGATCATAATTTCATTTATCCTTGTTTGTATAGGAATCTGGTTTGACCGGAGTTTTATGGTTCTTCTCTGTATTTCAATATTTGACTTAGTATATCGAAAAGTATGGATATTGGTTTTGCCCGTATTTATTCTCGGTTTGCTTCTGGCCATAGAGTTTAACACTCCTTTAGTAAGCCTGCTTATGGCCGTAAGTGCGGCTTTAGCTTTTGTCTTGAAAGAAGCTGAGCAGAGCCAGTCTGAATATTTGAGCAGATTAGACGAAGAAAGGCGCTTGAGATATGATCTTGAGAAGGCCAAGAATAAGCTGCTTCAGGTATCTAAAGAGGTCGCGCATTTAACTGAGGTCAGGGAAAGAAACCGGATTGCCAGGGACATTCATGATCATGTCGGCCATAGTATAGCCGGGATTTTATTTCAGCTCCAGGCAGCAGACAGGATCTTGGCAAAGGACCGGAAAAAAGCTGAGGAGATCATAAAGAAATCTATTGAGAGCCTGGCTGAAGCTTTGTCTCTTTTGAGAAACACGGTATATAACATCAAACCGGATAAAACTTTAGGGATAGCTTATCTAAAAAGTATCATTGATAACTTCGGCTTTTGTCCCGCTCAGTTTAAGGTTTTGGGAGATGCCGGTTCCCTGGCTCCACCCCATATGGAGATATTATCTTCAATTTTTAAAGAGGCCCTGACCAATGCAGCTAAATATTCCAGAGCGACCCAAATGGAAATTTTCTTGGAGATTAACGAAAAATTCTCCAGACTGTATATCAAGGATAATGGTATCGGTTGTAAGAAGATTAAGGAAGGATTAGGGATCAGCGGGATGAAGGAAAGAGTGGCGGATATGGGAGGAACAATCTCCATCAGTTCAGATGAGGGGTTTTTGATTGTCTGCTTCCTGCCGGTCGGGAATCATGAAGGGAATGGTGTGTAA
- the trmB gene encoding tRNA (guanosine(46)-N7)-methyltransferase TrmB produces the protein MRLRKKWWARPEMEKDYKVIFAPAELAGKWREVFGNHYPIHLELGCGRGSFITRLAQAQHRINYIAVDMQDEVLVYALRKLNETGLENVRIVPLNIEKIGEVFAPGEIGRIYLNFSTPWPKKRHHKRRLTHPNFLKQYQAFLKEPKEIWLKTDNEPFFLDSLDYLREQGFKEEYKTFDLHGSDFRENIMTEYEEKFARMGITIKFGIFKE, from the coding sequence ATGCGTTTGAGAAAAAAATGGTGGGCCCGGCCGGAAATGGAAAAAGATTATAAAGTAATCTTTGCTCCGGCAGAACTGGCTGGGAAGTGGCGGGAGGTTTTCGGGAACCATTATCCCATCCACCTGGAGTTGGGCTGCGGTAGAGGAAGCTTTATTACCCGGCTGGCCCAGGCTCAACATAGAATCAATTATATTGCTGTCGATATGCAGGATGAGGTTTTAGTTTACGCTTTAAGAAAGCTGAATGAAACGGGGCTGGAGAATGTCAGAATCGTTCCCTTGAATATTGAGAAAATCGGAGAAGTCTTTGCCCCAGGGGAAATCGGCCGGATCTATCTGAATTTCAGTACGCCCTGGCCGAAGAAAAGACATCATAAAAGGCGGCTGACTCACCCCAATTTCTTGAAGCAGTATCAAGCTTTTTTGAAAGAACCCAAAGAAATATGGCTTAAAACGGACAATGAACCGTTTTTTCTGGATAGCCTGGATTATTTGCGCGAGCAGGGCTTTAAGGAAGAGTATAAAACGTTTGATCTGCATGGAAGTGATTTCCGGGAAAATATTATGACGGAATATGAAGAAAAATTTGCCCGAATGGGTATAACAATAAAATTTGGGATTTTTAAAGAATAA
- a CDS encoding response regulator: protein MKILIVDDDALIREGLELILKMEPDFEVLGAAGNAQEALEICRRKKPDLVLMDIRMPVMDGVLGTKHLKNQFEEIKVVMLTTFMDEEYIKEALKCGAEGYILKNQPADSIIESLRAVAKGNIVLEREVATALSSMLREGKKTTPEQLAISPREFAILKLVGEGCSNREIGRELKISEGTVRNYVTALLEKLGFRDRTQLAIFYIKNCE from the coding sequence TTGAAGATTCTCATTGTTGATGATGATGCCTTAATCAGAGAAGGTCTGGAACTGATTCTAAAGATGGAGCCGGATTTTGAGGTTTTGGGGGCTGCGGGGAATGCGCAGGAGGCCTTGGAGATCTGCAGGCGGAAAAAACCTGATCTGGTTCTGATGGATATCCGCATGCCTGTCATGGATGGAGTATTGGGAACCAAACATCTGAAAAATCAGTTTGAGGAAATCAAAGTCGTGATGCTGACAACGTTTATGGATGAAGAATATATCAAAGAAGCTTTAAAATGCGGAGCTGAGGGCTATATCCTCAAAAATCAGCCTGCGGACAGTATTATCGAGAGCTTGAGGGCTGTTGCTAAAGGAAATATCGTTTTAGAACGGGAAGTAGCCACAGCTCTTTCTTCCATGCTCAGGGAAGGCAAGAAAACAACCCCGGAACAGCTTGCGATTTCTCCTCGTGAATTTGCAATACTGAAACTGGTCGGAGAAGGCTGTTCAAACAGGGAAATTGGCAGAGAGCTCAAGATCAGTGAAGGTACGGTCAGAAATTATGTGACGGCTTTGTTGGAAAAGCTGGGCTTCAGAGACAGGACCCAGCTGGCCATATTTTATATCAAGAATTGCGAATAG